In the genome of Xanthobacteraceae bacterium, one region contains:
- a CDS encoding LLM class flavin-dependent oxidoreductase: MKFSVCLSTGFEGVMYPIPFAGPEDFIEQGKLCERLGYDSVWGNDHITTQDYVRGLFPDNPPNFYEPLVVLAAIGAVTTKLKLGTALCVLPMRDPVYLAKQVITLDQMSNGRFILAVGLGAYREEFQAWAGSRAAKSRRGDMMDEGLKSLEMLFNDKSASFEGKYYSFKNVEMFPKSRKQPFPLYIGGHNLEAVERAARYGQGWLPGWRPIAEMEDRIKKLKERATELGRNPADIEIAPQFSVTIDKTMEAAEKRYMESGLVAHRVSLAYTGRDLSHQVIANLVGSPDVILEKVAKFKSIGIDHCSALMFPADSVNEMNDQIEWFAKDVMAKV; encoded by the coding sequence ATGAAATTCAGCGTATGCCTTTCCACCGGATTTGAAGGAGTGATGTATCCCATTCCATTCGCAGGGCCCGAAGACTTTATCGAACAAGGCAAACTCTGCGAGCGCCTCGGCTACGATTCGGTGTGGGGTAACGACCACATTACCACGCAGGACTATGTAAGAGGTCTGTTCCCGGACAATCCGCCGAATTTCTACGAGCCACTTGTCGTGCTCGCAGCGATCGGCGCTGTCACGACGAAACTTAAGCTTGGCACTGCGCTATGCGTATTGCCGATGCGGGATCCCGTTTACCTTGCTAAGCAAGTCATCACTCTTGATCAAATGTCGAACGGCCGTTTCATTTTGGCGGTTGGTTTAGGTGCCTATCGCGAGGAGTTTCAGGCCTGGGCTGGTTCGCGAGCGGCGAAATCGCGTCGCGGCGACATGATGGATGAAGGACTGAAATCGCTCGAAATGCTCTTCAACGACAAGAGCGCGAGTTTCGAAGGGAAGTACTACTCGTTCAAGAACGTTGAAATGTTTCCGAAGAGCCGGAAGCAGCCCTTCCCGCTCTATATCGGCGGGCACAATCTAGAGGCGGTTGAGCGCGCGGCGCGCTACGGGCAAGGCTGGCTGCCGGGCTGGCGCCCCATTGCGGAAATGGAAGACCGCATAAAGAAATTGAAGGAGCGAGCCACCGAGCTTGGCCGCAACCCCGCGGATATCGAGATCGCGCCACAGTTCTCAGTCACGATCGACAAGACCATGGAAGCAGCTGAAAAGCGGTATATGGAAAGCGGTCTGGTCGCGCACCGCGTGTCCTTGGCGTATACTGGCCGCGATCTTAGCCATCAGGTAATCGCCAATCTGGTCGGCTCCCCCGATGTCATTCTCGAAAAGGTTGCGAAGTTTAAGTCGATCGGCATCGACCATTGCAGCGCGCTGATGTTCCCGGCCGATAGCGTCAACGAGATGAATGATCAGATCGAGTGGTTTGCCAAGGATGTGATGGCAAAGGTGTGA
- the cofE gene encoding coenzyme F420-0:L-glutamate ligase: MRGLKLTPLEGVPKVRDGDDLVAIALDAAKASDVSLQNGDILVFAQKIVSKAEGRLVRLDSVTPSAKAVELAGITEKDPRIIELVLSESSEVLRAIPGVIVVVHRLGLVLANAGIDRSNIGGEEHALLLPVDPDGSAGKIRKEFGRRAQRDVGVMVIDSIGRAWRNGTVGTLIGSSGVETLLDLRGKPDLFGRRLETTEVGWGDELAAAASLVMGQASEGWPIVHATGGAVLRRDADSSALLRPKNKDLFR; encoded by the coding sequence ATGCGTGGCTTGAAGTTGACACCTCTTGAGGGCGTTCCGAAGGTTCGGGACGGCGATGATCTTGTGGCGATCGCGCTCGACGCTGCGAAGGCGTCAGATGTGTCGCTGCAAAACGGCGACATACTCGTATTCGCGCAGAAGATCGTCTCGAAAGCGGAAGGCCGGCTTGTACGCCTGGATTCGGTTACTCCCTCGGCCAAAGCTGTCGAACTTGCCGGGATCACCGAGAAGGATCCGCGGATTATCGAACTAGTTTTGTCCGAGTCCAGCGAAGTTCTTCGCGCGATTCCGGGTGTTATCGTCGTAGTGCATCGTCTGGGTCTTGTGCTGGCAAATGCCGGTATCGATCGTTCCAACATAGGCGGCGAGGAACATGCGCTGTTGCTGCCGGTTGATCCCGATGGATCGGCGGGAAAAATCCGGAAAGAGTTTGGCCGCCGTGCGCAGCGCGATGTGGGCGTCATGGTGATTGACAGCATTGGCCGCGCTTGGCGCAACGGCACAGTCGGCACACTCATCGGCTCAAGCGGCGTAGAAACGCTGCTCGATCTTCGCGGCAAACCCGATCTGTTCGGACGTCGTCTCGAAACGACGGAAGTAGGCTGGGGTGACGAACTTGCGGCAGCAGCTTCACTCGTGATGGGGCAGGCATCCGAAGGTTGGCCGATCGTGCATGCGACCGGTGGCGCCGTCTTGCGTCGCGACGCTGATAGCAGCGCGCTGCTGCGCCCGAAGAACAAAGATCTTTTCAGGTGA
- a CDS encoding 2-phospho-L-lactate transferase yields MSNERKHVLALAGGVGGAKLAFGLQCIKRDELTVLVNTADDFEHLGLRISPDLDTVMYTLAGVANRSQGWGIEGETWNFMAQLERLGGPIWFKLGDRDIATHTLRTRRFAEGHRLSLVTQQLCKAYKVSANVLPMSDDAVQTIIYSGDLAIPFQEYFVRLQCEPVVDRIEFRGASNARLNEQLLQTRPASLKAVVICPSNPYLSIDPILSVGGVRDWLKHLGAPIVAVSPIVAGMAIKGPAAKIMKELGHHPSALTVALHYRGLIDGLLIDSSDENLKPEIEAIGMAVRVTNTIMKTDADRITLAEQALQFSGAVDKR; encoded by the coding sequence GTGAGTAACGAGCGGAAACACGTTCTGGCGCTGGCCGGCGGCGTCGGCGGGGCGAAGCTCGCCTTCGGACTGCAATGTATAAAGAGAGATGAGCTGACAGTTCTCGTCAACACCGCGGACGATTTCGAGCATCTCGGCCTGCGTATTTCGCCTGATCTCGATACGGTAATGTACACACTGGCCGGTGTCGCGAACAGATCACAAGGTTGGGGTATAGAAGGCGAGACTTGGAACTTCATGGCCCAGTTAGAACGGTTAGGCGGGCCGATATGGTTCAAGCTTGGCGACCGCGATATTGCGACACACACGCTTCGTACGAGGCGCTTTGCCGAAGGCCACAGGCTGTCGCTTGTAACGCAGCAGCTTTGCAAAGCATACAAAGTTAGCGCGAACGTGCTACCGATGTCGGACGATGCTGTGCAGACAATCATTTATAGCGGCGATCTCGCAATTCCGTTTCAAGAGTACTTCGTACGATTGCAATGCGAGCCGGTCGTAGACCGCATTGAGTTTCGTGGAGCGAGCAACGCAAGGCTGAACGAACAGCTTTTGCAAACCCGGCCGGCATCGCTCAAGGCCGTGGTGATCTGTCCCTCAAATCCTTATCTCAGCATCGATCCGATCTTGAGCGTAGGCGGAGTTCGAGACTGGCTGAAACACCTTGGAGCGCCGATTGTCGCTGTTTCTCCGATTGTCGCCGGTATGGCGATCAAGGGGCCGGCCGCAAAAATCATGAAAGAGCTGGGGCATCACCCCTCAGCACTAACCGTCGCGCTGCACTATCGCGGACTGATCGACGGCTTGCTGATCGACAGCAGCGACGAAAATCTAAAGCCGGAGATCGAAGCAATCGGAATGGCAGTTCGCGTAACCAACACCATCATGAAAACGGACGCAGACCGCATAACGCTCGCCGAACAAGCCTTGCAGTTCTCCGGTGCAGTGGACAAGCGATGA
- the cofC gene encoding 2-phospho-L-lactate guanylyltransferase: MPLVLIPCKSLAFGKSRLSPLLDASEREALCRDLLINTLSLAVDLAGTANVFLVSADVAAGQIAKGTGVKTYGKEWPDLNSALFGIREELIKTAHWDQIIVLPIDLPLATKATIQSAAEETAEITIVPDRRERGTNVLAIRGQTLLEFPFAYGEGSFAKHLQTAAEHGWSLSTRRIPALAFDIDEPEDYLEWKKLQAASSHAVAAKY, translated from the coding sequence ATGCCGCTCGTGCTGATACCTTGCAAGTCGCTTGCATTCGGCAAGTCGCGGCTTTCTCCTTTGCTTGATGCGAGCGAGCGCGAGGCGCTCTGCCGCGATCTTCTTATTAATACGTTGAGCCTAGCAGTTGATTTGGCTGGCACCGCAAACGTGTTTCTTGTCAGCGCCGACGTTGCAGCCGGGCAGATTGCCAAAGGCACAGGAGTTAAGACTTACGGAAAGGAGTGGCCCGATCTGAATAGCGCGCTGTTTGGCATTCGGGAAGAATTGATCAAGACAGCGCATTGGGACCAAATCATCGTGCTGCCTATCGATCTTCCGCTCGCGACAAAGGCTACAATTCAATCCGCGGCCGAAGAGACGGCCGAAATCACTATCGTACCTGATCGAAGGGAGCGCGGAACAAACGTTCTCGCCATACGTGGGCAGACTCTACTTGAATTTCCGTTTGCCTACGGCGAGGGGAGCTTTGCCAAGCACCTGCAAACGGCTGCCGAGCATGGCTGGAGTCTTTCGACCCGGCGAATACCTGCACTTGCTTTCGATATTGATGAACCGGAAGATTATTTAGAATGGAAAAAATTGCAGGCGGCCTCAAGCCATGCTGTGGCTGCGAAGTACTAA
- a CDS encoding IclR family transcriptional regulator produces the protein MPQAGKSSQTVTRALNILELLGRQGEVGVRDIARQLKVAPSMAQRLINSLSESGFIEKSLESSRWKIGYKTFQIGSTFISNIDLNAAASPELRWLADQNHVNSFLGVLRDRAIVYLAAVQSGAPIKITNSPGSTTYLHSTALGKAVLSGKTDKEAVELLGAAPYLGLTKKTRRTFNAIAKDLEECRRVGYAISDEENIENVFAVGAAIRNSQGETIGAISGAVPRQKLTTKAINDLCKMIKESAERVSLRLGAPRTQHK, from the coding sequence ATGCCACAAGCAGGTAAATCGAGTCAGACCGTAACGCGAGCATTGAACATTCTCGAACTTTTGGGAAGGCAAGGAGAAGTCGGTGTTCGCGATATCGCGAGGCAGCTGAAGGTGGCGCCGAGCATGGCGCAACGCTTGATCAATTCTCTTTCAGAATCGGGCTTTATCGAAAAATCCTTAGAATCATCGCGCTGGAAAATTGGCTATAAAACATTCCAGATCGGATCTACTTTCATTTCTAACATTGACTTGAATGCGGCGGCTTCGCCGGAACTACGCTGGCTCGCTGACCAAAATCACGTCAACAGTTTTCTTGGTGTCTTGCGAGATCGTGCCATTGTGTACCTCGCTGCAGTGCAGAGTGGCGCTCCAATCAAGATTACAAATTCGCCCGGATCAACGACTTATCTTCATTCAACTGCACTTGGAAAAGCGGTGCTGTCAGGAAAGACCGATAAGGAAGCTGTAGAGTTGTTGGGTGCTGCACCGTACTTAGGCCTTACAAAAAAAACACGGCGAACATTCAATGCGATCGCCAAGGACCTCGAAGAGTGCAGGCGGGTTGGATACGCGATTAGCGACGAAGAAAACATCGAGAATGTTTTTGCGGTCGGTGCAGCTATCCGCAATTCGCAAGGTGAAACCATCGGTGCGATCAGCGGCGCAGTGCCGCGGCAAAAACTTACGACAAAAGCGATCAACGACTTATGCAAGATGATCAAGGAGTCAGCAGAACGTGTGTCGCTGCGGTTAGGCGCGCCGAGAACGCAGCATAAATAG
- a CDS encoding RidA family protein — protein MSLIEQRLRDAGFEIPLAQPSVANYVAALVHDNLLFLSGQLPFESGKLRYQGRVGEEIGIEDAKLSAQLCALNAFGQAKAALGDLDRIVRCIRIGGFVSCGQDFYQQPAVINGASDLVVTALGEAGRHTRSAIGCSALPLNSATEIEMMFAIK, from the coding sequence ATGTCCCTAATCGAACAACGTTTACGTGACGCAGGTTTTGAAATTCCGCTGGCGCAGCCAAGCGTTGCGAACTATGTCGCTGCGCTTGTGCATGACAATCTACTCTTTTTGTCTGGCCAGCTTCCGTTCGAGTCTGGCAAGCTCCGCTATCAGGGTCGCGTCGGCGAAGAGATAGGCATCGAAGATGCAAAGCTCTCCGCTCAGCTTTGCGCTTTAAACGCATTTGGTCAGGCAAAAGCGGCTCTTGGTGATCTCGATAGAATTGTTCGCTGCATACGCATTGGCGGCTTTGTTAGTTGTGGTCAGGATTTCTATCAGCAGCCGGCAGTCATAAACGGCGCGTCTGATCTAGTCGTGACCGCACTGGGCGAAGCAGGGCGACATACGCGGAGTGCGATAGGCTGTAGTGCGCTTCCACTAAATTCAGCGACGGAAATCGAAATGATGTTTGCGATTAAGTAG
- a CDS encoding tripartite tricarboxylate transporter substrate binding protein, which translates to MMLKRVMLALIAVCTLASQSANAEYPDKPITLIVPWAVGGSTDQTARVLAKAAEAYLGQPIIVINRPGASTTIGMAELAKANPDGYTIGTLSSTGYLVQLQGRQLSFDPINDFSYISYYGDNLIGIAVLQDSPYKKLSDLLDVGRTSPGKLKYGTAGVGTTQHLTILALQRDSKTKFVHVPQQGSAASAPALLGAHVDFIMETSVWAPFIESKQMRLLAVSSVNRSAVYPDVPTFSELGFKSLRSVQAIIGPKGLPEDIRAKLESAFRKALSDKAFQETMKNLAMQVVDLPGAEVKKLVESEYSLARELIESSQK; encoded by the coding sequence ATGATGCTCAAACGAGTAATGCTAGCGCTAATTGCAGTCTGCACGCTGGCTTCGCAATCTGCGAATGCCGAATATCCGGATAAACCCATTACCCTAATTGTACCTTGGGCGGTAGGCGGAAGCACCGACCAGACTGCGCGAGTTCTTGCAAAAGCAGCTGAAGCGTACTTGGGCCAACCCATCATTGTCATTAATCGACCCGGTGCATCGACAACGATCGGGATGGCTGAACTCGCCAAGGCAAATCCGGATGGTTATACGATTGGCACGCTCTCCAGCACAGGCTACCTCGTTCAGCTTCAGGGGCGTCAGCTTTCCTTCGACCCGATCAATGATTTCTCCTACATTAGTTATTATGGCGACAATCTTATCGGCATCGCAGTTCTTCAAGACTCGCCCTACAAAAAATTAAGTGATCTGCTCGATGTGGGCCGGACCAGTCCTGGAAAGCTCAAATATGGCACCGCTGGTGTTGGCACGACGCAACACCTCACGATTTTAGCTCTACAACGCGACTCTAAAACGAAGTTCGTTCACGTACCGCAGCAAGGATCGGCAGCGTCAGCGCCAGCATTACTAGGCGCTCATGTCGACTTCATCATGGAGACGTCGGTCTGGGCGCCATTTATCGAAAGCAAACAGATGCGCCTTCTCGCTGTTTCTTCGGTAAATCGTTCCGCCGTTTATCCGGACGTTCCGACATTTTCCGAACTCGGTTTCAAGTCGCTGCGGTCTGTGCAGGCAATCATTGGTCCAAAGGGATTACCTGAAGATATCAGAGCAAAGCTCGAGAGCGCGTTTCGCAAGGCTCTCAGCGATAAGGCATTCCAAGAAACAATGAAAAATCTAGCAATGCAGGTCGTCGACCTGCCGGGTGCGGAAGTTAAAAAGCTGGTCGAGAGCGAGTATTCTCTCGCTCGGGAATTGATCGAAAGCTCGCAGAAGTAA
- a CDS encoding tripartite tricarboxylate transporter TctB family protein: MFGTYERPINVAVGLIAITAVAFGVASWRLGFWTDEGPGPGLLPFVTACIIFPILYLVLREKVDDGERFDRNPLIAIILLCVYGVILPYVGFLIPTITFIVAWTTIFERKNILGGLLLSGFLVAFGWVLFVYLLRVPMPFLPVW, from the coding sequence ATGTTTGGTACTTACGAGCGTCCGATCAACGTTGCGGTTGGATTGATAGCAATCACGGCCGTTGCGTTTGGCGTCGCTTCGTGGCGGCTCGGTTTCTGGACCGACGAAGGTCCAGGGCCGGGCCTCCTCCCATTCGTAACTGCTTGTATAATTTTTCCGATCTTATACTTGGTCTTACGTGAGAAAGTAGACGATGGAGAGCGGTTCGACAGGAACCCGCTAATCGCAATTATCTTGCTGTGCGTCTACGGCGTTATCTTGCCTTATGTAGGTTTTCTCATCCCAACCATAACTTTTATTGTTGCTTGGACAACAATTTTCGAGCGCAAAAATATTCTCGGTGGCCTGCTACTTAGCGGTTTTCTCGTGGCGTTCGGCTGGGTGCTATTCGTGTACCTGTTGCGCGTCCCGATGCCTTTTCTTCCGGTCTGGTAA
- a CDS encoding tripartite tricarboxylate transporter permease — MLESLQQIFYGLSLAVLPQNLMYAFIGCLLGTLVGVLPGLGPITTIAVLLPLTFQAGDPLGAIIMLASIYYGAMYGGSTTSILLRVPGEAASVITCIDGYEMAKQGRAGPALSIAAIGSFIAGTLAVVALSFVGPAFAKFAVSFGPPEYFALAIFGLVLSATIGGGSPARGLCMVLLGILFGLVGTDTITGVERFALGVPSLADGIDLVPLLMGLFGLGEILYNLEQRGSLSLLTSKIGRLLPNREEWKESSGAIARGSVLGFLVGLIPGGGAILGSLLSYTVEKKLSKTPEKFGKGAIAGVAGPESANNAAASSSFVPLLTLGLPGNAVTAVLFAGLLIQKVQPGPLMLVKHPDIFWGVIASMYVGNVMLLILNLPLVGLWVQLLRVPVWILGPTVLLVAIFGTYSLRSNWGDVGLLMIAGGAGYVLRKAALDPGPFAMAFILAGIMDTSLRQALLMGDGNIGIIVSRPISAVIIGVTALVVIYTTYSYFKAGRAKKYAVPDNS, encoded by the coding sequence ATGCTCGAATCTTTACAGCAAATATTTTATGGGCTCTCGCTGGCAGTATTGCCGCAGAACCTTATGTACGCCTTCATAGGTTGTCTGCTGGGGACTTTAGTAGGCGTGCTACCCGGTCTTGGACCGATAACGACGATTGCGGTCCTGCTGCCACTGACATTTCAAGCAGGCGATCCGCTCGGCGCAATCATTATGCTGGCGTCGATTTATTACGGAGCAATGTACGGGGGATCGACAACTTCCATTCTATTACGCGTTCCAGGCGAAGCCGCGTCCGTAATTACGTGTATCGATGGTTACGAGATGGCAAAACAGGGCAGAGCCGGCCCTGCATTATCAATCGCCGCGATCGGGTCCTTTATTGCCGGAACTTTGGCAGTTGTTGCGCTCAGCTTTGTAGGACCGGCTTTTGCGAAGTTCGCAGTCTCCTTTGGCCCCCCAGAATACTTTGCGCTCGCAATTTTCGGTCTGGTTCTTAGTGCAACGATTGGTGGAGGCTCGCCTGCTCGTGGGCTCTGTATGGTCCTACTGGGAATTCTCTTCGGTCTAGTCGGCACAGACACGATAACAGGCGTAGAAAGATTTGCCCTTGGTGTGCCGTCACTTGCAGACGGCATTGATCTCGTCCCATTGCTTATGGGTCTATTTGGACTTGGGGAAATTCTTTACAACCTTGAACAGAGGGGATCTCTGTCGCTTCTGACTTCAAAAATTGGCCGTCTATTACCCAATCGAGAAGAATGGAAAGAGTCATCTGGAGCAATCGCTCGAGGCTCAGTTCTAGGGTTTCTTGTCGGATTGATTCCTGGCGGGGGCGCGATCCTTGGCTCGCTGCTTAGTTACACGGTCGAGAAAAAGCTCTCGAAAACTCCAGAGAAGTTCGGAAAAGGAGCGATTGCCGGTGTAGCAGGGCCGGAATCTGCGAATAATGCAGCGGCATCGTCCTCGTTCGTGCCTTTGCTGACACTTGGCTTACCGGGAAATGCGGTTACTGCCGTTCTGTTTGCTGGTTTGCTTATTCAGAAGGTCCAGCCGGGGCCGTTGATGCTTGTAAAACACCCAGATATTTTCTGGGGCGTTATTGCGTCAATGTATGTCGGCAACGTAATGCTGCTAATCCTGAATTTACCGCTAGTTGGATTATGGGTTCAGTTGCTACGGGTGCCAGTATGGATTCTTGGTCCCACAGTTTTACTTGTCGCGATCTTTGGTACGTATAGCCTTCGCAGTAATTGGGGCGATGTGGGGCTTCTTATGATTGCTGGCGGCGCAGGTTACGTCTTGCGCAAAGCGGCGCTTGATCCCGGGCCATTCGCAATGGCTTTCATTCTTGCAGGCATTATGGATACATCGTTGCGTCAGGCTTTGCTTATGGGTGACGGAAACATCGGCATAATCGTCTCACGGCCTATCTCCGCCGTAATCATCGGCGTTACAGCCTTAGTTGTTATTTACACTACGTATTCCTATTTCAAAGCTGGAAGAGCGAAGAAGTACGCTGTGCCAGATAATTCCTAG
- a CDS encoding carboxymuconolactone decarboxylase family protein, with amino-acid sequence MTDKNPAVAAYAEQFKSDAVWIDAFESRMKRLEAGELDEKSRELVFVVGHLINNYGEAAKYHQQRARRAGANDDDFRLILKILDFYRGLRIFQDAQKLVSIWRTGNFPELKAPISGSTAEIYQKIVESRTYIANGFRVYGADGEWLKLYLQRSDAVKKSPKTLDERLVQLISMAITLKNHRYSNNWNDGCIQVHEDKSRALGTSPQQILEVVQILEICDSLFTAYQGQTLLELNTN; translated from the coding sequence ATGACTGACAAGAACCCCGCCGTAGCTGCCTACGCAGAGCAATTTAAGAGTGACGCTGTTTGGATCGACGCATTCGAAAGCCGAATGAAACGTCTTGAGGCCGGCGAGTTGGACGAGAAATCGCGCGAATTAGTCTTCGTCGTTGGACACCTGATCAATAATTACGGCGAGGCTGCAAAGTATCACCAGCAGCGCGCCCGTCGCGCTGGCGCGAATGATGACGACTTCCGCCTAATCCTGAAAATCCTCGATTTCTATCGCGGACTTCGTATATTTCAAGATGCGCAGAAGCTCGTGTCGATTTGGCGTACAGGTAACTTCCCGGAACTTAAAGCTCCGATTTCTGGCTCTACCGCCGAGATTTATCAGAAGATCGTGGAGAGCCGGACTTACATAGCTAACGGCTTTCGCGTTTATGGAGCAGACGGCGAGTGGCTGAAACTCTATTTACAGCGTTCCGATGCAGTCAAAAAGTCGCCGAAAACACTTGACGAACGTCTTGTGCAGCTAATTTCGATGGCGATCACACTCAAGAACCATCGCTATTCGAACAACTGGAACGATGGATGTATTCAAGTTCACGAAGATAAATCGCGAGCGCTCGGCACGAGCCCACAGCAAATTCTTGAAGTAGTTCAAATTCTGGAGATCTGCGACTCGCTGTTCACCGCTTATCAAGGGCAAACGCTGCTTGAACTGAATACCAACTAA